The Halomicronema hongdechloris C2206 genome includes a window with the following:
- a CDS encoding Photosystem I reaction center subunit III → MRALFAIVIMSFVWFNAIPPAIAAGDTHLVPCQESTAFMENLQNAPKSYYFDQPYQAYSKNLLCGEDGLPHLQLRLDRAVDIAIPFVIFFYFAGFVGWSGRAYLINSKKASKPEEMEIFINVPLAIQSFIQGLLWPLAAFRELTAKELTAKDSELSVSPR, encoded by the coding sequence ATGAGAGCACTATTTGCGATCGTCATTATGAGTTTTGTATGGTTCAACGCCATACCTCCTGCCATTGCAGCTGGAGATACCCATCTCGTTCCTTGTCAAGAGTCTACTGCTTTTATGGAGAATCTGCAGAATGCTCCTAAGAGCTATTATTTCGATCAACCCTATCAGGCGTATTCTAAGAATCTCCTCTGTGGAGAAGATGGGCTGCCTCACCTACAGCTACGCCTAGATCGGGCAGTAGATATAGCGATTCCATTTGTTATCTTCTTCTACTTTGCTGGATTTGTAGGATGGTCGGGGCGTGCTTATTTAATCAACAGCAAGAAGGCCTCGAAGCCGGAGGAAATGGAGATTTTCATTAATGTTCCCCTGGCAATTCAGTCATTTATTCAGGGGTTGTTATGGCCGCTAGCAGCCTTCAGAGAGCTGACGGCAAAAGAATTAACGGCCAAAGATAGTGAACTTTCAGTGTCCCCTCGATGA
- a CDS encoding photosystem I reaction center subunit XI — translation MTNTETSTWVDAYDQKDIIQPYRGNPELGNLATPVNSSNLVKTYINNLPAYRPGLTPFLRGLEIGMAHGYFLVGPEVVVGPLRETAHGANLSGLITAIYITVSACLGISIFALATFQGDPRGAYNSNSPDRLRPLRSKDGWFQLSGGILLGSMGGAIFAYVLLENFGDLDAILRGAVNVSQWLGGGVMG, via the coding sequence ATGACAAACACCGAAACCTCTACTTGGGTCGATGCCTACGACCAAAAAGACATCATTCAACCCTATCGGGGCAATCCCGAGCTAGGTAATCTCGCTACCCCTGTCAATAGCTCAAACCTGGTCAAAACCTATATCAACAATCTGCCTGCTTACCGTCCCGGCCTCACTCCATTTTTGCGAGGTCTAGAGATTGGTATGGCCCATGGCTATTTTCTAGTCGGTCCAGAAGTCGTCGTCGGTCCTTTACGAGAAACAGCCCATGGGGCTAATTTGAGCGGTCTAATCACTGCAATTTACATTACTGTTTCTGCCTGCTTAGGCATTTCCATCTTTGCCCTAGCCACCTTTCAAGGTGACCCTAGAGGCGCCTATAATTCCAACTCCCCAGATCGCCTGCGCCCTTTGCGTAGTAAAGACGGTTGGTTCCAACTCAGTGGTGGTATTTTACTCGGCTCTATGGGAGGCGCTATTTTTGCCTACGTTCTACTGGAAAACTTTGGCGACCTCGATGCCATTTTGCGAGGTGCTGTCAATGTCAGCCAGTGGCTAGGTGGCGGCGTCATGGGGTAA
- a CDS encoding photosystem I reaction center subunit IX produces the protein MSYFVKYLTSAPVMATLALVILSVVMIELNHIFPGLQYGTYFHVAP, from the coding sequence ATGTCTTACTTCGTGAAATATCTGACCAGTGCTCCCGTCATGGCCACTTTGGCTCTAGTCATCCTATCGGTGGTTATGATTGAACTCAATCATATTTTCCCTGGCTTGCAGTATGGCACTTATTTTCATGTAGCTCCCTGA
- the psaI gene encoding photosystem I reaction center subunit VIII, translated as MADMTQLTGAYAAPWLPWIMIPLIFYILPFPIFAIIFLWIEREGNGVNDMGGEPMKSDGNYPV; from the coding sequence ATGGCCGATATGACACAACTCACTGGAGCCTATGCCGCTCCCTGGCTACCTTGGATCATGATTCCTCTCATCTTTTACATCTTGCCATTTCCCATTTTTGCAATTATTTTCCTCTGGATTGAGCGGGAGGGCAATGGCGTAAACGACATGGGAGGGGAGCCGATGAAATCGGATGGCAACTATCCCGTATAA
- the psaB gene encoding photosystem I core protein PsaB, with the protein MATKFPKFSQDLQRDPTTRRLFYAIATAHDFESHDGMSEENLYQRIFASHFGHLAIIFLWISGILFHVAWQGNFEQWIQDPLNNSPIAHAIWDAQFGPPAIAAYTQAGAMNPVDICYSGVYHWWYTIGMRTNNDLFMGSIFLLLLSSVMLYAGWLHLQPRFRPGLAWFKNAESRLNHHLAGLFGVSSLAWTGHLVHVALPESRGQHVGWDNFLSIRPHPEGLAPLFTGNWGAYAQNPDTAEHAFGTAQGAGSAILTFLGGFHPQTESLWLTDMAHHHLAIAVIFIVAGHMYRTNFGIGHNIKEMTEALQGPGRSGFFIAPRTGRGHKGIYDTYNNSLHFQLGWHLACLGVITSLVAQHMYAMPPYAFMARDYTTMSALYTHHQYIAGFLMIGAFAHGAIFLIRDYDPEANRDNVLARMLAHKEAIISHLSWVSLFLGFHTLGLYVHNDCEVALGSPEKQILIEPVFAQWTQAFHGKALYGINSLLSNPDSVASTAWPNYGNVWLSGWLEAVNNGANSLFLTIGPGDLLVHHAIALGLHVTTLILVKGALDARGSKLMPDKKDFGYSFPCDGPGRGGTCDISAWDAFYLATFWMLNTLGWVTFYWHWKHLSVWSGNVAQFNESSTYLMGWFRDYLWANSAQLINGYSPAGTNSLAVWAWMFLFGHLAWAVSFMFLITWRGYWQELIETLMWAHENTPLSFGYPKDKPVALSIVQARLVGLTHFTVGYIATYGAFLIASTSSRFP; encoded by the coding sequence ATGGCGACAAAATTCCCTAAATTTAGTCAAGATCTGCAACGGGATCCGACCACTCGTCGGTTATTCTACGCAATCGCCACGGCCCATGATTTCGAAAGCCATGATGGGATGAGTGAGGAGAATCTGTATCAGAGGATTTTTGCTTCCCATTTTGGCCACTTAGCCATTATCTTCCTGTGGATTTCTGGCATTTTGTTTCATGTGGCCTGGCAGGGTAACTTCGAGCAGTGGATTCAAGACCCGTTGAATAACTCTCCCATTGCCCATGCCATCTGGGATGCTCAGTTTGGACCACCTGCGATCGCAGCGTATACCCAAGCTGGAGCGATGAACCCGGTGGATATCTGCTATTCCGGGGTGTATCACTGGTGGTACACCATCGGCATGCGCACCAACAACGACCTATTCATGGGGTCCATCTTTCTGCTGCTGTTATCCTCCGTGATGCTCTATGCCGGTTGGCTACACCTGCAGCCTCGGTTCCGCCCGGGTCTGGCCTGGTTTAAGAATGCCGAGTCGCGCTTAAATCACCATTTGGCTGGCCTTTTCGGGGTCAGTTCCCTGGCCTGGACCGGCCACTTAGTGCATGTGGCTCTGCCAGAATCTCGCGGGCAGCACGTCGGTTGGGATAACTTTTTGTCGATACGGCCCCATCCAGAAGGATTAGCCCCCTTGTTTACTGGCAACTGGGGAGCCTATGCCCAAAACCCAGACACTGCAGAACATGCGTTTGGCACAGCCCAAGGGGCAGGAAGCGCCATTCTCACCTTCTTAGGTGGCTTCCATCCTCAGACGGAGTCCTTGTGGCTGACGGATATGGCCCACCACCACCTGGCGATTGCGGTCATATTCATTGTTGCGGGACACATGTACCGCACCAACTTTGGCATTGGCCACAACATCAAGGAAATGACAGAGGCCCTGCAAGGTCCTGGCCGGAGTGGATTCTTCATTGCCCCGCGCACTGGCCGCGGCCACAAGGGGATCTACGATACCTACAACAATTCCCTCCATTTCCAATTGGGGTGGCACCTAGCTTGCCTAGGAGTCATCACATCTCTGGTGGCTCAGCACATGTATGCCATGCCTCCCTATGCCTTCATGGCCCGGGACTATACCACCATGTCGGCCCTCTATACTCACCACCAGTACATCGCTGGGTTCTTGATGATAGGGGCCTTTGCCCATGGGGCCATCTTTTTGATTCGAGATTATGACCCGGAGGCAAATCGAGACAATGTGCTGGCTCGGATGTTAGCTCACAAGGAAGCAATTATTTCCCATCTGAGTTGGGTGTCGCTATTTCTGGGCTTTCATACCCTGGGACTGTATGTGCATAACGACTGCGAAGTCGCCCTGGGTAGCCCCGAAAAGCAAATTTTGATTGAGCCTGTCTTTGCTCAGTGGACCCAGGCGTTCCACGGTAAAGCTCTATACGGCATTAACAGCTTGCTGTCGAATCCCGATAGCGTTGCCTCTACGGCTTGGCCCAACTACGGCAATGTGTGGCTGTCCGGTTGGTTAGAGGCGGTCAACAATGGCGCTAATTCTCTGTTCTTAACCATTGGACCGGGAGATTTGTTGGTGCACCATGCGATCGCATTAGGTCTGCACGTCACCACCCTAATTTTGGTGAAAGGGGCCCTTGATGCCCGCGGCTCCAAGCTGATGCCCGACAAGAAAGACTTCGGTTACAGCTTCCCCTGTGATGGCCCTGGTCGCGGCGGCACCTGTGATATCTCCGCTTGGGACGCTTTCTACCTGGCCACCTTCTGGATGCTGAACACCTTGGGCTGGGTGACCTTCTACTGGCACTGGAAACATCTGTCAGTGTGGTCGGGCAACGTTGCCCAGTTCAATGAAAGCTCCACCTATCTAATGGGCTGGTTTCGGGATTACCTGTGGGCCAACTCCGCCCAGCTGATCAACGGCTATAGCCCAGCTGGCACCAATAGCCTAGCCGTTTGGGCCTGGATGTTCCTCTTTGGGCACTTGGCCTGGGCCGTCAGTTTCATGTTCTTAATCACCTGGCGAGGCTACTGGCAGGAGTTGATCGAAACCCTGATGTGGGCTCATGAGAATACTCCCCTATCCTTTGGCTATCCCAAGGACAAGCCCGTGGCCCTCTCCATCGTGCAGGCCCGTCTAGTGGGGCTTACTCACTTTACTGTCGGCTACATCGCCACCTATGGCGCCTTCTTAATCGCGTCCACATCTAGCCGATTTCCATAG